One Urocitellus parryii isolate mUroPar1 chromosome 9, mUroPar1.hap1, whole genome shotgun sequence DNA segment encodes these proteins:
- the Gpr146 gene encoding G-protein coupled receptor 146 gives MWSCGLLNGTGQGEEQLCQDLRLGLWVLSLLHLVAGVPVGLGYNALLVLANLSNKSSMTMPDVYFVNMAVAGLVLTALAPVHLLGSPYSRWALWSLSSEAHVTLLILFNVASLVTMYSTALLSLDYYIERALPRTYMASVYNTRHVCGFVWGGALLTSFSSLLFYICSHVSSRITECAKMQNTEAADTLLVLIGYIVPGLAVLYALVLISRIRKEDTPLDQEAGRLDPSVHRLLVATVCTQFGLWTPYYLSLLGHMVLVSRGRPVDGHYLGILHFAKDLSKFLAFLSSSVTPLLYRYINKNFPSKLRRLIKKMHCGQRRCSLDPAGVQQVMAQA, from the coding sequence ATGTGGAGCTGCGGCCTGCTCAATGGCACGGGTCAGGGCGAGGAGCAGCTGTGCCAGGATCTGCGCCTAGGGCTGTGGGTCCTCTCGCTGCTCCATCTGGTGGCGGGTGTCCCCGTTGGCCTGGGCTACAATGCCCTGCTGGTGCtggccaacctgagcaacaagAGCAGCATGACCATGCCGGACGTGTACTTTGTGAACATGGCTGTCGCGGGCCTGGTGCTCACGGCCCTGGCCCCCGTGCACCTGCTGGGTTCCCCCTACTCCAGGTGGGCACTGTGGAGCCTTAGCAGTGAGGCCCACGTGACTCTGCTGATCCTGTTCAATGTGGCCTCCCTGGTAACCATGTACTCCACTGCCCTGCTCAGCCTCGATTACTACATTGAGCGGGCCCTGCCGCGCACCTACATGGCCAGCGTCTACAACACGCGGCACGTGTGTGGCTTTGTCTGGGGTGGGGCACTGCTGACCAGCTTCTCCTCCCTGCTCTTCTACATCTGCAGCCATGTGTCCTCCCGGATCACGGAGTGTGCCAAGATGCAGAACACAGAGGCTGCAGATACCCTCCTGGTGCTCATTGGCTACATAGTGCCGGGCCTGGCTGTGCTGTATGCACTGGTGCTCATCTCACGGATCCGGAAGGAGGACACACCTCTGGACCAGGAAGCAGGCAGGTTGGACCCCTCCGTGCACAGGCTTCTGGTAGCCACCGTGTGCACGCAGTTTGGGCTCTGGACGCCATACTATCTGAGCCTCCTGGGGCACATGGTACTGGTCTCACGAGGGAGGCCTGTGGATGGGCACTACCTGGGGATCCTGCACTTTGCTAAGGATTTATCCAAGTTCTTGGCCTTCTTGAGCAGCTCTGTGACACCACTTCTCTACCGCTACATCAACAAAAACTTTCCCAGCAAACTCCGGCGGCTGATAAAGAAAATGCACTGTGGGCAGCGGCGCTGCTCGCTGGACCCCGCAGGAGTACAGCAGGTGATGGCTCAGGCCTAG